A stretch of Clostridium sp. BJN0001 DNA encodes these proteins:
- the tyrS gene encoding tyrosine--tRNA ligase, with protein MSNVLDELLERGYIKQFTHEEETRKLLENEKVTFYIGFDPTADSLHVGHFIALMFMAHMQRAGHRPIALLGGGTAMVGDPSGKTDMRKMLTKDQIQHNVDHIKKQMSRFIDFSDGKALLVNNGDWLLNLNYVDFLREVGVHFTVNKMLTAECFKQRMEKGLSFLEFNYMLMQGYDFYVLNQKYNCKLELGGDDQWSNMIAGVNLVRKKAQGQAMALTCTLLTNSQGQKMGKTVGGALWLDPEKTSPYDFYQYWRNVDDADVEKCLSLLTFLPMDEVRRLGLLEGAEINKAKEVLAYEVTKLVHGEEEAKKADKAAKALFVGGTDMSSVPTNEMGKEDLGLPIIDVLAKLKIVSTKSEARRLIQQNGLSLNDEKVTDVKRTLTEDDFKDGSALVKRGKKNYNKIVIK; from the coding sequence ATGTCAAACGTTTTAGATGAGTTATTAGAAAGAGGTTACATAAAACAGTTTACTCACGAAGAGGAAACAAGAAAATTATTAGAAAATGAAAAGGTAACTTTTTATATAGGATTTGATCCAACAGCAGATAGTCTTCATGTAGGTCATTTTATTGCACTTATGTTTATGGCTCATATGCAAAGAGCAGGACACAGACCAATAGCACTTTTAGGTGGAGGAACAGCTATGGTTGGTGATCCAAGTGGAAAAACTGATATGAGAAAAATGCTTACTAAAGATCAGATTCAGCATAATGTTGACCATATAAAGAAGCAGATGTCAAGATTTATTGATTTTTCAGATGGAAAAGCACTTCTTGTTAATAATGGAGACTGGCTACTTAATTTAAATTATGTAGATTTTTTAAGAGAAGTAGGAGTACATTTTACAGTAAATAAGATGCTTACTGCTGAATGTTTTAAGCAGAGAATGGAAAAAGGACTTTCATTCTTAGAATTCAACTATATGCTTATGCAGGGATATGATTTTTACGTATTAAATCAGAAATATAACTGTAAGCTTGAACTTGGTGGAGATGACCAGTGGTCAAATATGATTGCAGGTGTTAATCTTGTAAGAAAAAAGGCACAAGGTCAGGCAATGGCATTAACATGTACACTTTTAACAAACAGTCAGGGACAGAAGATGGGAAAAACAGTAGGTGGAGCTTTATGGCTTGATCCTGAAAAGACATCTCCTTATGACTTCTATCAATATTGGAGAAATGTAGATGATGCAGATGTAGAGAAATGTCTTTCACTTTTAACATTCCTTCCTATGGATGAAGTAAGAAGATTAGGCTTACTTGAAGGAGCTGAAATAAATAAGGCTAAAGAAGTTCTTGCATATGAAGTTACAAAGCTTGTTCATGGTGAAGAAGAAGCTAAAAAAGCAGATAAGGCTGCAAAAGCATTATTTGTTGGAGGAACTGATATGAGTAGTGTTCCAACAAATGAAATGGGAAAAGAAGATTTAGGTCTTCCTATTATAGATGTTTTAGCAAAGCTTAAAATTGTATCTACAAAATCTGAAGCAAGAAGATTAATTCAGCAAAATGGATTATCATTAAATGATGAAAAAGTTACAGATGTTAAGAGAACACTTACAGAAGATGATTTTAAAGATGGTTCTGCTTTAGTAAAAAGAGGAAAGAAAAATTATAACAAAATAGTTATTAAATAA
- a CDS encoding acyltransferase family protein, with protein MSKERIDYFDYVKGIAILLVIWGHLNYCNDNIRMFIYSFHMPLFFIVSGALIRYIGIDSDLKKGLIKKFKALIVPYFTFGILSILIQLNFSEFNDETFSYYIKRLLTLQGFDALWFLPSMFFSIIIFMVLKKYIKNDFIIAGSCIFLFIVGLTQNSMESIFLLILFRVFVALFFIAFGYYLFEVIKKYDVPLSLSIVGMIIVYFASQYNGDVEIYALQLNNKFIFIFTSLFGTYFLINMFKNEKNNKALLFLGKNSLLIMLTHQIIIRAFKNYGFVISGHRKMALFLVVIAFIEVPIIFIVNKFLPFMIGRKYKGSIDKIKG; from the coding sequence GTGTCTAAGGAAAGAATAGATTACTTTGATTATGTAAAGGGAATTGCGATTTTACTCGTTATATGGGGACATTTAAATTATTGTAATGATAATATAAGAATGTTTATATATTCATTTCATATGCCTCTTTTTTTTATAGTTTCAGGTGCATTAATTAGATACATAGGTATTGATTCGGATTTAAAAAAAGGATTAATAAAAAAATTTAAAGCACTCATTGTTCCATATTTTACATTTGGAATTTTAAGCATATTAATACAGCTTAATTTTAGTGAATTTAATGATGAAACATTTTCTTATTATATTAAAAGACTTTTAACGCTGCAAGGATTTGATGCGTTATGGTTTCTACCATCTATGTTTTTTTCTATAATAATTTTTATGGTATTAAAAAAATATATAAAAAATGATTTTATTATAGCAGGTTCATGTATTTTTTTATTTATTGTAGGTTTAACACAAAATAGTATGGAAAGCATATTTTTATTAATACTTTTCAGAGTTTTTGTTGCTCTTTTTTTTATAGCTTTTGGATATTATTTATTTGAAGTTATAAAAAAATATGATGTGCCGCTTAGTCTTTCAATTGTAGGAATGATAATAGTATATTTTGCTTCACAGTATAATGGAGATGTTGAAATTTATGCACTTCAGCTTAATAATAAATTTATTTTTATTTTTACATCTTTATTTGGTACATATTTTCTTATAAACATGTTTAAAAATGAAAAAAATAATAAGGCTCTATTATTTTTGGGAAAAAATTCACTTTTAATAATGCTTACACATCAGATTATAATAAGAGCATTTAAAAATTATGGTTTTGTCATTTCAGGACATAGAAAAATGGCACTATTTTTAGTTGTAATTGCTTTTATTGAAGTGCCTATTATCTTTATTGTTAATAAGTTTCTGCCATTTATGATTGGTAGAAAATATAAGGGCAGTATTGATAAAATTAAAGGATAA
- a CDS encoding EscU/YscU/HrcU family type III secretion system export apparatus switch protein, which translates to MNQRKKAAALQYEFNNEAPVVTAYGIGKIADNIIEKAKDNDVPVVYNKELTNLLCNVDVGSEIPDELYEAVAHIIAFVTDIDKKL; encoded by the coding sequence ATGAATCAGAGAAAAAAAGCTGCGGCTCTTCAATATGAATTTAATAATGAAGCTCCTGTAGTTACAGCTTATGGTATTGGAAAAATTGCAGATAATATAATAGAAAAAGCGAAAGATAATGATGTTCCTGTTGTATATAATAAGGAACTTACAAATTTATTATGTAACGTTGATGTTGGAAGCGAAATTCCTGATGAACTATATGAAGCTGTAGCACATATTATAGCTTTTGTAACAGATATTGATAAAAAATTATAG
- a CDS encoding flagellar hook-length control protein FliK, with amino-acid sequence MPSINNINNGYKVNNKKISSKLTFEVGEKFTGRIVDKGDGNDITVRLSDGWQFIAEYDGPDVNLDDIKLVQFQVDGYSNGKLKLKLIKSSANAEDLSSDENFNNIIEKEGLSKEDISILKDMVDHGMSLTKENINLVKGLLQFKGKISLDNEEVNEFIQKFLNSRGVSSDSTEGNKIKEILTKFFNEFQSMSEKDILTFIENNIDFSEENIKSFEGLFKNSVDSSTPQKTIENVVKNINDQIQNLSKGENLTDFPSDKDIELFNKMIMDNSNDTENLIKEDKQNISSPQSQMKATETYVSNDPGKKINVMDLLKTLSENYDNDTKFQQNDEFVEIKNIIQNLDDESIKNIINDLNIDGSYDENNISKEASKIIDEANKAKLENIISKSQNKDVNLTDSEYKKIVNLIKEEISNSAVKNDTLNDTSKNLLKTDYKDIKDNIKNNINEVKDAVKNIIKHLQSDSNITDKIISIIKSNISDIKVFNSINDKYYYINFPIKAQDSECPCRVIIKDKRKDGKKIDKTNARMIVTIDTANMGKVDNYVIINKNRLDVNIKCEPNFVRTIENKKINLINGLSTLGLNINVSVNPKVEETDITNCRKFFNDFTISVIDTMV; translated from the coding sequence ATGCCAAGTATTAATAATATAAACAATGGATACAAAGTTAATAATAAAAAAATATCAAGTAAACTTACATTTGAAGTTGGAGAGAAATTTACAGGAAGAATAGTAGATAAAGGTGATGGAAATGATATCACAGTAAGACTTTCTGATGGATGGCAGTTTATTGCAGAGTACGATGGACCAGATGTAAATCTTGATGATATTAAGCTAGTACAGTTTCAGGTAGATGGATATAGTAATGGAAAGCTTAAATTAAAACTTATAAAATCATCAGCAAATGCTGAGGATTTAAGTAGTGATGAAAATTTTAATAATATAATTGAAAAAGAAGGACTTTCAAAAGAGGATATTAGTATTTTAAAAGATATGGTAGATCATGGTATGAGCCTTACTAAAGAAAATATTAATCTTGTTAAAGGTCTTTTACAGTTTAAAGGAAAAATTTCGCTAGATAATGAAGAGGTAAATGAATTTATTCAGAAGTTTTTAAATAGTAGAGGAGTAAGTTCTGATTCTACAGAAGGAAATAAAATAAAAGAAATATTAACTAAATTTTTTAACGAATTTCAAAGTATGTCAGAGAAAGATATTTTAACATTTATTGAAAATAATATAGATTTTTCTGAAGAAAATATAAAAAGCTTTGAAGGTCTATTTAAAAACAGTGTAGATTCGAGTACCCCACAGAAAACTATTGAAAATGTGGTTAAGAATATAAATGATCAAATTCAAAATTTATCTAAAGGAGAAAATTTAACTGACTTTCCATCAGATAAGGATATTGAGTTATTTAATAAAATGATTATGGATAATTCAAATGATACGGAAAATCTTATCAAAGAAGATAAGCAAAATATATCTTCGCCTCAAAGCCAGATGAAAGCAACTGAAACATACGTTTCAAATGATCCTGGCAAAAAGATAAATGTTATGGATCTTTTAAAGACTCTTTCGGAAAATTATGATAATGATACAAAATTTCAGCAAAACGATGAATTTGTTGAAATAAAAAATATAATACAAAATTTAGATGATGAGTCTATAAAAAATATAATAAATGATCTTAATATAGATGGTAGTTATGATGAAAATAATATAAGTAAAGAAGCTTCAAAAATTATAGATGAAGCTAATAAAGCAAAACTTGAAAATATTATTTCAAAATCGCAAAATAAAGATGTAAATCTTACTGATAGTGAATATAAAAAGATAGTTAATCTAATAAAAGAAGAGATATCTAATAGTGCAGTAAAGAATGATACTTTAAATGATACGAGTAAAAATCTATTAAAAACTGACTATAAAGATATAAAAGATAATATAAAAAATAATATTAATGAAGTAAAGGATGCTGTTAAAAATATAATAAAGCATCTTCAGTCTGATTCGAATATTACTGATAAGATAATATCAATAATAAAAAGTAATATTAGTGATATAAAAGTCTTTAATTCTATAAATGATAAATATTATTATATTAATTTTCCTATAAAGGCTCAAGATAGTGAATGTCCATGTAGAGTAATTATTAAAGACAAAAGAAAAGATGGAAAGAAAATAGATAAGACAAATGCAAGAATGATAGTTACAATAGATACAGCTAATATGGGAAAAGTAGATAATTATGTAATTATAAATAAGAATAGGCTCGATGTAAATATAAAGTGTGAACCTAATTTTGTTAGAACGATAGAAAATAAAAAAATAAATCTTATAAATGGCCTTAGCACTTTAGGATTAAATATTAATGTTTCTGTAAATCCGAAGGTTGAAGAAACAGATATAACAAACTGTAGAAAGTTTTTCAACGATTTTACTATATCAGTAATTGACACAATGGTATAA
- a CDS encoding type II toxin-antitoxin system antitoxin SocA domain-containing protein has protein sequence MSERKVFCEECRNDVAFTINEKKMEGTIKGEKYSYIGKEARCVDCGSKIYVAEVNDFNLKELYDAYREKNNIVSLKVILAIPEKYSIGKRPLSLLLGWGEQTFSRYCDGDMPTKQYSEILQKLYDDSAYYAEILENNKGNLKTTASYEKSKRAVNKLLGRTQNTKTKIDLAIEYLLSQCEDITPLALQKALYYIQGFYYAFYKTFLFSEECEAWVHGPVYRDIYYRYRDYRFDSIEGNDEFDDSVFSSSEKAILDSVIKNICCYSGKVLEAFTHSETPWLSTRGELSLTTASDKIIEKELIGTYFSAVKEKYNMINTNDIKGYTQKMFEQI, from the coding sequence ATGAGTGAAAGAAAAGTATTTTGCGAAGAATGTAGAAATGATGTTGCTTTTACTATTAATGAAAAGAAAATGGAAGGTACTATTAAAGGTGAAAAATATTCTTATATTGGAAAAGAAGCACGTTGTGTAGATTGCGGCTCAAAGATTTATGTTGCAGAGGTAAATGATTTTAATTTGAAAGAGTTATATGATGCATATAGAGAAAAGAATAATATCGTATCGCTTAAGGTGATTTTAGCAATTCCTGAAAAATATTCGATTGGAAAAAGACCACTTTCCCTTTTACTTGGTTGGGGAGAACAGACATTTTCTAGATATTGCGATGGAGATATGCCAACAAAGCAGTATTCTGAAATTCTGCAAAAGCTCTATGATGATTCAGCTTATTATGCAGAAATATTAGAAAATAATAAAGGAAATTTGAAAACTACTGCATCTTATGAGAAGAGCAAAAGAGCAGTAAATAAACTTCTTGGAAGAACTCAGAATACAAAGACAAAGATAGATTTAGCAATTGAATATTTGTTGAGTCAATGTGAAGACATCACGCCATTAGCATTACAGAAAGCACTATATTATATTCAGGGATTTTATTATGCTTTTTACAAAACATTTCTTTTTTCTGAGGAGTGTGAAGCATGGGTTCATGGGCCTGTCTATCGAGATATATATTATAGGTATCGGGATTATAGATTTGATTCTATTGAAGGAAATGACGAATTTGATGATTCAGTATTTTCTTCATCTGAAAAAGCAATTTTAGATAGTGTGATAAAGAATATTTGTTGCTATAGTGGAAAAGTTCTTGAAGCATTTACACATTCAGAAACTCCTTGGCTTTCAACTAGAGGAGAACTTTCGCTTACTACAGCATCAGATAAAATTATTGAGAAAGAACTTATAGGAACTTACTTTAGTGCTGTTAAAGAAAAGTACAATATGATTAATACAAATGATATTAAAGGATATACTCAGAAAATGTTTGAACAGATTTAG
- a CDS encoding metallophosphoesterase, with the protein MALYTISDLHLGFNVEKPMDVFGEKWKDHAFKIKSNWLKKIKDTDTVLIAGDISWSLKEKDSEYDLNFINDLPGRKIISKGNHDYWWGSISKLNSLYENTKFIQNNFYTYKDYAICGTRGWICPGSDKFTSKDEKIYLREQIRLKLSLDEAKKNGYDKIIVMIHYPPVNEKFEDSAFTEIFKQYNVEKVIYGHLHGAVLKGKLYQGMIDGIEYMLTSSDYIDFDPIKIMD; encoded by the coding sequence ATGGCACTTTACACTATTTCAGATCTTCATCTTGGTTTTAATGTGGAGAAACCAATGGATGTATTTGGAGAGAAATGGAAAGATCATGCGTTTAAGATAAAAAGCAATTGGTTAAAAAAAATAAAGGATACGGATACTGTTTTGATTGCAGGGGATATTTCATGGTCTCTTAAAGAAAAAGACAGTGAATATGATTTGAATTTTATAAATGATCTTCCAGGAAGAAAAATAATAAGCAAGGGAAATCATGATTATTGGTGGGGGAGCATAAGTAAACTAAATAGTCTTTATGAAAATACGAAGTTTATCCAGAATAATTTTTATACATATAAAGATTATGCTATATGCGGTACAAGAGGTTGGATATGTCCAGGAAGTGATAAGTTTACATCTAAAGACGAAAAGATTTACTTAAGAGAGCAGATAAGGCTCAAATTATCACTAGATGAAGCTAAAAAAAATGGCTATGATAAAATAATAGTTATGATTCATTATCCACCAGTTAATGAAAAGTTTGAGGATTCAGCATTCACTGAAATTTTTAAACAGTACAATGTTGAAAAAGTAATATATGGCCATCTTCACGGAGCAGTTTTAAAAGGAAAATTATATCAAGGAATGATAGATGGAATAGAATATATGCTTACATCATCAGATTATATAGATTTTGATCCTATAAAAATAATGGACTAA